The Aspergillus nidulans FGSC A4 chromosome VIII genome contains the following window.
AGTCAGTTCAGCCAAGCTAAGCCTAAGCCGACGGCGAGGTTGGAACACCATTCTTTGCTCCCCAGTTGAATGCCTGCTTCCGAAGATCGGGAACAACCCCCAGGAATAGTAAGTTGCTCAACCAACCAGTGCACGTATCCCGGAACCAAGAATTTCGAGGGCTAGGTCCAAGCGCAGCACCCTTCATCACGTCGCCGACGAACATTGTAGTGATGAGGTATTCGCCTCGTTCAATGGCTTCGATGGCAATCCGAGCAACCTCCTTGGGTGTTTGAGGCTTGTCGGCCGACTCGAGCTGCTTTGTAAGGGCAGGCTTAATTTGTTGCTCGTTATCGAATCCAGGGCTGAGAATACCCATGGGGAACACCGTATGAATCTTGACATCGGCTGGAGTGGCACGGGCTCGTTCTTTGGAAGCGCGAGAGCCGTTATATACTTCAATCTCCTGGCACAGCGTATCTGAAAGGGCACGCATGGCAGCCTTAGCAGGGGAGTATGGAGCATACCCAGCAATGGGCACGAAGGCGAGGGTAGAACAAGTAAAGATGAGGTGTCGTCGAGGCAATGGCCGCTGGTGACTAGGGTTAATGGGAACAAGCCACTTCCTCAGGATTGCGTGTGCTGTGTTTGCCGCAGTCCAGTAAACGGTATCCATTTGGTCCTTGAGTGTCTGGACGGATGTCTCGACGAAATATCCAGGAGTGCAATATCCAGCGCAGCACCAAACAATGTCAGGGGGCATGCCGTCATTCCACTCGGTGACTTCGGTCATAATGCGTTCGCATTCTTCGGGTTTCGTGAGGTCAGCACTGATGTAGTGAAACCTCTGCTTGTTGACATTGGCAGCGGAACCCTAGTAGAAACATTGATCAAATGCACATAGAAATGTTCAAGGTGAGCGTACTTTGATGGCTTCAATGgcctcctcgagcttctgaAGTGTCCGAGCGACAATGACAATATTGGCTCCTTTCTGGGCGAGCTGGCAGGCAACGGCCTTGCCCATACCCTCCGAGCCACCGGTGATCACCACGGTCTGCAAGCCCAACTTGTTAGTAATGCCCAAATCAGAGACGACAGATGCCACAATGAGACTCACCCGACCCTC
Protein-coding sequences here:
- the ksrA gene encoding 3-dehydrosphinganine reductase (transcript_id=CADANIAT00001461), with protein sequence MHPSLPSIIYDASPTALGISAVFGALFFYTLVKMFGFLARENQFVVEGRTVVITGGSEGMGKAVACQLAQKGANIVIVARTLQKLEEAIEAIKGSAANVNKQRFHYISADLTKPEECERIMTEVTEWNDGMPPDIVWCCAGYCTPGYFVETSVQTLKDQMDTVYWTAANTAHAILRKWLVPINPSHQRPLPRRHLIFTCSTLAFVPIAGYAPYSPAKAAMRALSDTLCQEIEVYNGSRASKERARATPADVKIHTVFPMGILSPGFDNEQQIKPALTKQLESADKPQTPKEVARIAIEAIERGEYLITTMFVGDVMKGAALGPSPRNSWFRDTCTGWLSNLLFLGVVPDLRKQAFNWGAKNGVPTSPSA